One Frankia alni ACN14a DNA window includes the following coding sequences:
- the carB gene encoding carbamoyl-phosphate synthase large subunit, with protein sequence MPRREDLRSVLVIGSGPIVIGQACEFDYSGTQACRVLRAEGLRVILVNSNPATIMTDPELADATYVEPITPDIVTKIIERERPDAVLATMGGQTALNTAVALHDAGVLDRYGVRLIGANIDAIRAGEDRQAFKDIVAAVGGETARSAICHTVEECLAAGEEFAYPVVVRPSFTLGGAGSGFAHDPAELTRMAADGLSASPSTEVLVEESILGWKEFELELMRDRADNVVVVCSIENVDPMGVHTGDSITVAPAMTLTDREYQTMRDMSIAVMRAVGVDAGGCNIQFAVDPATGRQVVIEMNPRVSRSSALASKATGFPIAKISAKLALGYTLDEIPNDITRTTPAAFEPTLDYVVVKVPRFAFEKFPGADPTLTTTMKSVGEAMGVGRSFAEALQKALRSMESAGSVFSFIPPADDAATLLESTRVPHDGRLRAVQQALLAGADPADVTRVTGIDPWFVDQIVFLNEIAAGVTRTPAGIRRAKRAGFADAQLAELLGTSEDVVRAFRHRSGIRPVFKTVDTCAAEFASETPYHYSAYDSETEVAPSGRPRVIVLGSGPNRIGQGIEFDYACCHAVMALSDAGFETVMVNCNPETVSTDYDTADRLYVEPLTVEDVLEVVHAEQQAGPLAGVIVQLGGQTPLGIAAALAEAGVPIVGTAPAAIHLAEDRGLFGRVLADAGLPSPPHGVATSFPEARAVAERIGYPVLVRPSYVLGGRGMEIVYDDSMLRDYIERATAISPEHPVLVDRFLDDAVEIDVDALFDGETLYLAGVMEHIEEAGVHSGDSACALPPITLGHADLERIRTSTEAIARGVGVRGLLNVQYALQSDVLYVLEANPRASRTVPFVSKATAVPLAKAAARVMLGATVDELRAEGLLPRTGDGATLPLDSHIAVKEAVLPFGRFRDAVGRGVDTILGPEMKSTGEVMGIDDGFGTAYAKSQAAAYNGLPTYGRVFVSVANRDKRAMIFPIKRLADLGFVVYATEGTAQVLRRNGVKAVVLGKHRAPTEGLLDCVEMITSGQIDLVINTPWGVGPRLDGYEIRTACVSAGVPCITTIQGAAACVQGVEALVRGELGVRPLQEYHAALREAWGGAAASDTSDTSDALGADPAPFTAAPSPESTDVPSTDAPSTDAPSTDVPSTELTEAASAEFTGADPGVPFDEQPFEDVEDDQSEDEDFEDEDFEDQPTERLDGLLPGPFEDQPTEHIEELPAGPVTGGAGPDPSTGPDPSTGPPASTRSDASAGPGAVAGLDAGLDPARTVR encoded by the coding sequence ATGCCCCGGCGCGAGGATCTGCGCAGCGTCCTGGTGATCGGCTCCGGGCCGATCGTCATCGGCCAGGCCTGCGAGTTCGACTACTCCGGCACCCAGGCGTGCCGGGTGCTGCGGGCGGAGGGCCTGCGGGTCATCCTGGTCAACAGCAACCCGGCCACGATCATGACGGACCCGGAGCTGGCCGACGCGACCTACGTCGAGCCGATCACCCCGGACATCGTCACCAAGATCATCGAACGGGAGCGGCCCGACGCCGTCCTCGCGACCATGGGCGGCCAGACGGCGCTGAACACCGCCGTCGCCCTGCACGACGCGGGCGTCCTGGACCGCTACGGCGTCCGGCTGATCGGCGCGAACATCGATGCGATCCGCGCCGGTGAGGACCGCCAGGCGTTCAAGGACATCGTCGCCGCCGTCGGCGGTGAGACGGCGCGCAGCGCGATCTGCCACACCGTCGAGGAGTGCCTGGCCGCGGGCGAGGAGTTCGCCTACCCCGTGGTCGTGCGGCCGAGCTTCACCCTCGGCGGCGCCGGCAGCGGCTTCGCCCACGACCCGGCCGAACTCACCCGGATGGCCGCCGACGGCCTGTCGGCGAGCCCGTCGACCGAGGTCCTGGTCGAGGAGTCCATCCTCGGCTGGAAGGAGTTCGAGCTGGAGCTCATGCGCGACCGCGCCGACAACGTGGTCGTCGTCTGCTCCATCGAGAACGTCGACCCGATGGGCGTGCACACCGGCGACTCGATCACCGTCGCCCCGGCGATGACCCTGACCGACCGCGAGTACCAGACGATGCGCGACATGTCGATCGCGGTCATGCGCGCCGTCGGGGTCGACGCGGGCGGCTGCAACATCCAGTTTGCCGTCGACCCGGCGACGGGTCGGCAGGTCGTCATCGAGATGAACCCGCGGGTGTCGCGCTCGTCGGCGCTGGCGTCGAAGGCCACCGGCTTCCCGATCGCCAAGATCTCCGCGAAGCTCGCCCTCGGCTACACCCTCGACGAGATCCCCAACGACATCACCCGCACCACGCCGGCCGCCTTCGAGCCGACGCTGGACTACGTCGTGGTGAAGGTGCCGCGGTTCGCGTTCGAGAAGTTCCCCGGCGCCGACCCGACGCTGACGACGACGATGAAGTCGGTCGGCGAGGCGATGGGCGTGGGCCGAAGCTTCGCCGAGGCGCTGCAGAAGGCGCTGCGGTCGATGGAGTCGGCGGGCTCGGTGTTCTCGTTCATCCCGCCGGCCGACGACGCGGCCACCCTGCTGGAGTCGACCCGGGTCCCGCACGACGGGCGGCTGCGGGCCGTCCAGCAGGCACTGCTCGCCGGCGCCGACCCGGCGGACGTCACCCGGGTGACCGGCATCGACCCCTGGTTCGTCGACCAGATCGTCTTCCTGAACGAGATCGCCGCCGGTGTGACCCGCACGCCGGCGGGCATCCGCCGGGCCAAGCGGGCCGGCTTCGCCGACGCCCAGCTCGCCGAGCTGCTCGGCACGTCCGAGGACGTGGTCCGGGCCTTCCGCCACCGGTCCGGCATCCGGCCGGTGTTCAAGACCGTGGACACCTGCGCGGCCGAGTTCGCCTCCGAGACCCCTTACCACTACTCGGCCTACGACAGCGAGACCGAGGTGGCGCCGAGTGGGCGCCCGCGGGTGATCGTGCTCGGCAGCGGCCCCAACCGCATCGGCCAGGGCATCGAGTTCGACTACGCCTGTTGTCACGCCGTGATGGCGTTGTCCGACGCCGGGTTCGAGACCGTCATGGTCAACTGCAACCCGGAGACGGTGTCCACCGACTACGACACCGCCGACCGGCTCTACGTCGAGCCGCTGACGGTCGAGGACGTCCTTGAGGTCGTCCACGCCGAGCAGCAGGCCGGCCCGCTGGCCGGGGTGATCGTCCAGCTCGGCGGCCAGACCCCGCTGGGCATCGCCGCGGCGCTGGCGGAGGCGGGCGTGCCGATCGTCGGGACCGCGCCCGCGGCGATCCACCTGGCCGAGGACCGCGGCCTGTTCGGCCGGGTGCTGGCCGACGCCGGCCTGCCCTCGCCGCCGCACGGGGTGGCAACCTCCTTCCCGGAGGCCCGAGCCGTCGCCGAGCGGATCGGCTACCCGGTGCTCGTCCGTCCCTCCTATGTGCTCGGCGGGCGCGGGATGGAGATCGTCTACGACGACTCCATGCTGCGCGACTACATCGAGCGGGCCACGGCGATCTCCCCCGAGCACCCCGTCCTCGTCGACCGGTTCCTCGACGACGCCGTCGAGATCGACGTCGACGCCCTGTTCGACGGCGAGACGCTCTACCTCGCCGGCGTGATGGAGCACATCGAGGAGGCCGGCGTGCACTCCGGCGACTCGGCCTGCGCCCTGCCGCCGATCACGCTCGGCCACGCCGACCTGGAGCGCATCCGCACGTCCACCGAGGCGATCGCCCGCGGCGTCGGCGTGCGAGGGCTGCTCAACGTCCAGTACGCCCTGCAGTCCGACGTCCTCTACGTGCTGGAGGCCAACCCGCGGGCCTCGCGCACCGTCCCGTTCGTCTCCAAGGCGACCGCGGTGCCGCTGGCCAAGGCCGCCGCCCGGGTGATGCTCGGCGCCACCGTCGACGAGCTGCGCGCCGAGGGCCTGCTGCCGCGCACCGGCGACGGCGCCACTCTGCCGCTGGACTCGCACATCGCGGTCAAGGAGGCGGTGCTGCCCTTCGGCCGCTTCCGCGACGCCGTCGGGCGCGGGGTGGACACCATCCTCGGCCCCGAGATGAAGTCCACCGGCGAGGTGATGGGCATCGACGACGGCTTCGGCACCGCCTACGCCAAGTCGCAGGCCGCCGCCTACAACGGGCTGCCCACCTACGGGCGGGTGTTCGTCTCGGTCGCCAACCGGGACAAGCGGGCGATGATCTTCCCGATCAAGCGGCTCGCGGACCTCGGCTTCGTCGTCTACGCCACCGAGGGGACCGCCCAGGTACTGCGGCGCAACGGGGTCAAGGCGGTCGTGCTCGGCAAGCACCGGGCGCCGACCGAGGGCCTGCTCGACTGCGTCGAGATGATCACCTCGGGCCAGATCGATCTGGTCATCAACACCCCGTGGGGCGTCGGCCCGCGGCTCGACGGCTACGAGATCCGCACGGCCTGCGTCAGCGCCGGAGTGCCGTGCATCACCACCATCCAGGGCGCCGCCGCCTGCGTGCAGGGCGTCGAGGCCCTGGTCCGCGGAGAGCTGGGCGTCCGGCCCCTGCAGGAATACCACGCGGCCCTGCGCGAGGCGTGGGGCGGCGCGGCTGCTTCGGACACCTCGGACACCTCGGACGCGCTGGGCGCCGATCCCGCCCCGTTCACGGCCGCCCCCTCCCCGGAGTCCACGGACGTCCCCTCCACTGACGCCCCGTCCACGGACGCCCCGTCCACGGACGTCCCGTCCACGGAGCTCACGGAAGCCGCGTCCGCGGAGTTCACGGGCGCGGATCCGGGCGTGCCGTTCGACGAGCAGCCGTTCGAGGACGTCGAGGATGACCAGAGCGAGGACGAGGACTTCGAGGACGAGGACTTCGAGGATCAGCCGACCGAGCGTCTGGACGGCCTGCTGCCCGGGCCGTTCGAGGATCAGCCGACCGAGCACATCGAGGAGCTGCCGGCCGGGCCGGTGACGGGCGGCGCCGGCCCGGACCCGTCCACCGGCCCGGACCCGTCCACCGGACCACCTGCGTCGACCCGGTCGGATGCGTCGGCCGGGCCGGGCGCGGTGGCCGGCCTCGACGCCGGCCTCGACCCCGCGCGGACCGTTCGGTGA
- the carA gene encoding glutamine-hydrolyzing carbamoyl-phosphate synthase small subunit gives MSTLTTTPGSAAGDQPAAPAAAPAHRPADRANPTRAVLMLEDGRSFVGEAYGALGETFGEAVFCTGMTGYQETLSDPSFHGQIVIMTAPHIGNTGVNDADYESDRIQVAGFVVRDPARRPSSWRSRGSLDDELAAAGVVGISGIDTRALTRHLRERGAMRCGISSTLADDPAPEHSAADADGGGQSAALAALLDRVRSSPQMVGADLAPVVSTSEPYVVPAANGPARFKVAAVDLGIKRATPAAMAALGCEVHVLPARTTGEELLALEPDGVFLSNGPGDPSTADYAVEALRTVLRADVPVFGICFGHQLLARALGFETYKLTYGHRGVNQPVGDVATGRIAVTSQNHGFAVNAPLTGVTDTPFGRVVASHIGLNDEVVEGLECLDVPAFSVQFHPEAAPGPHDAAGLFERFRDLMAAAREARATVAGGES, from the coding sequence GTGAGCACCCTCACCACGACCCCCGGCTCCGCGGCCGGCGACCAGCCCGCGGCTCCCGCGGCGGCGCCGGCACACCGGCCGGCCGACCGGGCGAACCCGACCCGCGCCGTGCTGATGCTGGAGGACGGTCGCAGCTTCGTCGGCGAGGCGTACGGCGCGCTCGGCGAGACCTTCGGCGAGGCCGTCTTCTGCACCGGAATGACCGGATACCAGGAGACGCTGAGCGACCCGTCGTTCCACGGCCAGATCGTCATCATGACCGCGCCGCACATCGGCAACACCGGCGTCAACGACGCCGACTACGAGTCCGACCGCATCCAGGTCGCCGGCTTCGTCGTGCGCGACCCGGCGCGGCGCCCGTCGAGCTGGCGCTCGCGTGGCAGCCTCGACGACGAGCTGGCCGCCGCCGGGGTGGTCGGCATCAGCGGCATCGACACCCGGGCGCTGACCCGTCACCTGCGCGAACGCGGAGCGATGCGCTGCGGGATCAGCAGCACGCTCGCCGACGACCCAGCTCCCGAGCATTCGGCCGCCGACGCCGACGGGGGCGGGCAGAGCGCTGCGCTGGCGGCGCTGCTCGACCGGGTCCGCAGCTCGCCGCAGATGGTCGGCGCCGATCTGGCGCCGGTCGTCTCCACCTCCGAGCCCTATGTGGTCCCGGCCGCGAACGGCCCGGCGCGGTTCAAGGTCGCCGCGGTGGATCTCGGCATCAAGCGGGCCACCCCCGCCGCCATGGCGGCGCTGGGGTGCGAGGTGCACGTGCTACCCGCCCGGACCACCGGCGAGGAACTGCTCGCCCTCGAACCCGACGGGGTCTTCCTGTCCAACGGCCCCGGCGACCCGTCGACCGCCGACTACGCCGTCGAGGCCCTGCGCACCGTGCTGCGCGCCGACGTGCCGGTGTTCGGGATCTGCTTCGGTCACCAGCTGCTCGCCCGCGCCCTGGGCTTCGAGACGTACAAGCTGACCTACGGCCACCGCGGGGTGAACCAGCCCGTCGGCGACGTGGCCACCGGCCGCATCGCGGTCACCAGCCAGAACCACGGCTTCGCCGTGAACGCCCCGCTGACCGGCGTGACGGACACGCCGTTCGGCCGGGTCGTGGCCAGCCATATCGGCCTCAACGACGAGGTCGTCGAGGGATTGGAGTGCCTGGACGTGCCGGCCTTCAGCGTGCAGTTTCATCCGGAGGCCGCGCCGGGACCCCACGACGCGGCCGGTTTGTTCGAGCGGTTCCGCGACCTGATGGCCGCCGCCCGTGAGGCGCGCGCCACGGTCGCCGGAGGGGAGTCCTGA
- a CDS encoding PH-like domain-containing protein, with protein sequence MTVSLAAVSPLAVSPFAASPFPTSPFPTSPFADAPAATGPVVLAAGRGPDRLGLHLLLVVGLLLLFVAVVGAMLRAWRAKADRQEEDLPELPDPPAEPGTVLAAPLRGMYLGTVDAGHWLERIAAHGLGGRTGGYVSVYETGVRVDRGSDTFWIPRDAVRGARLERAHAGKVSAPGRLIVIAWSYEGHELETGFRGEDRARQPKVVRAVHDLIGPPPAHLASGDVTSPHAVPRMRPRLRPRAAATGPGGGLPPRPGSGQPTEEMPAIRTGPRLRRGERGAARGERPVAADGPDYPHRRRDPDSRASDSRAPDPRASGPRALDSRRPDPRYQDADLPDPRRGGPRPADLDRGDPRRVPGPADTRPPDPRHSDPRGPDPRGPDPRGPDPRRADPRRPASRQPDPRPSDPHPADPRYGDQGRPEQSDPGRSPVDPLTSPLGEVRRLKEDR encoded by the coding sequence ATGACTGTCTCGCTGGCGGCCGTCTCGCCCCTTGCCGTCTCGCCGTTCGCAGCCTCGCCGTTTCCCACCTCGCCGTTTCCCACCTCGCCGTTCGCCGACGCGCCCGCCGCCACCGGCCCGGTCGTCCTCGCCGCCGGCCGGGGGCCGGACCGCCTGGGCCTGCACCTGCTGCTCGTGGTGGGCCTGCTGCTGCTGTTCGTCGCGGTGGTGGGGGCGATGCTGCGGGCCTGGCGCGCCAAGGCCGACCGGCAGGAGGAGGACCTGCCCGAGCTGCCCGACCCGCCGGCCGAGCCCGGCACGGTCCTCGCCGCCCCGCTGCGCGGGATGTACCTCGGCACCGTCGACGCCGGCCACTGGCTGGAGCGGATCGCCGCCCACGGCCTGGGCGGACGCACCGGCGGGTACGTCAGCGTGTACGAGACCGGCGTGCGGGTCGACCGCGGCAGCGACACGTTCTGGATCCCTCGGGACGCCGTGCGCGGTGCCCGGCTGGAGCGGGCCCACGCCGGCAAGGTCTCCGCGCCGGGCCGCCTGATCGTGATCGCCTGGTCGTACGAGGGGCACGAACTGGAGACCGGCTTCCGCGGGGAGGACCGGGCGCGTCAGCCCAAGGTGGTCCGCGCCGTGCACGACCTCATCGGCCCGCCGCCGGCCCACCTGGCCTCCGGCGACGTCACCTCGCCGCACGCGGTGCCGCGGATGCGACCCCGGCTGCGCCCGCGGGCCGCGGCCACGGGACCGGGCGGTGGCCTGCCGCCCCGCCCGGGCTCGGGCCAGCCCACCGAGGAGATGCCGGCGATCCGCACCGGTCCCCGGCTGCGCCGCGGCGAGCGCGGTGCGGCCCGCGGGGAGCGGCCGGTCGCCGCCGACGGGCCCGACTACCCGCATCGGCGCCGCGACCCTGACTCCCGAGCCTCGGACTCCCGAGCCCCCGACCCCCGGGCCTCGGGCCCCCGGGCCCTGGATTCCCGCCGTCCGGACCCCCGCTACCAGGACGCCGACCTGCCGGATCCCCGCCGCGGCGGTCCGCGCCCGGCCGATCTCGACCGCGGGGACCCGCGCCGGGTGCCCGGCCCCGCCGACACCCGGCCCCCGGACCCCCGCCACTCGGACCCGCGCGGTCCGGACCCCCGTGGTCCGGACCCGCGTGGTCCGGACCCGCGCCGCGCAGACCCCCGCCGGCCAGCCTCCCGTCAGCCCGACCCTCGCCCTTCTGACCCCCATCCGGCGGACCCGCGCTACGGCGACCAGGGCCGCCCCGAGCAGTCCGACCCCGGCCGGTCACCGGTCGACCCGTTGACCTCACCACTGGGTGAGGTGCGCAGGCTGAAGGAGGATCGGTGA
- a CDS encoding dihydroorotase, with protein MTADGSGADGSGRAWVLRRVRPLGGDPVDVLLADGVVAAWRPPGSTGPDSEGLPAGTAILDTDGLIMLPGLVDLHTHLREPGREDAETVESGTRAAALGGYTTVFAMANTNPVADTAGVVEQVWRLGLDAGHCDVRPVGAVTVGLAGERLAELGAMATSAAEVRVFSDDGHCVSDALLMRRALEYVRAFDGVIAQHAEEPRLTAGAQMNEGVVAARLGLPGWPAVAEEAIIARDALLAGHVGSRLHVCHVSTAGSVELIRWAKAKGWQVTAEVTPHHLLLTDDLVSSYDPVFKVNPPLRTAEDVAALRAGLADGTIDCVATDHAPHALEDKETEWAAARPGMLGLETALSVVMETMVIPGHLDWAGVADRMALAPARIGGLPQPAAQRWSSIAVGAPATVTLLDPSPWRVVEADTLASRSRNTPYAGRSLPGAIRATFLRGRPTVLDGKVV; from the coding sequence ATGACGGCGGATGGCTCGGGAGCGGACGGCTCGGGACGGGCCTGGGTGCTGCGCCGGGTTCGCCCGCTCGGCGGGGATCCCGTCGACGTGCTGCTCGCCGACGGGGTCGTGGCGGCCTGGCGCCCCCCGGGCTCGACCGGCCCGGACTCCGAGGGCCTGCCCGCCGGGACGGCCATCCTGGACACCGACGGCCTGATCATGCTGCCGGGCCTGGTCGACCTGCACACCCACCTGCGCGAGCCGGGCCGAGAGGACGCCGAGACGGTCGAGTCGGGCACCCGGGCCGCGGCGCTCGGCGGCTACACCACCGTGTTCGCCATGGCGAACACCAACCCGGTCGCCGACACCGCGGGCGTCGTCGAACAGGTCTGGCGGCTCGGGCTCGACGCCGGGCACTGCGACGTGCGGCCGGTCGGCGCGGTCACGGTGGGGCTCGCGGGGGAGCGGCTGGCCGAACTCGGCGCGATGGCGACGTCCGCGGCCGAGGTGCGGGTGTTCTCCGACGACGGGCACTGCGTGTCCGACGCCCTGCTCATGCGCCGGGCGCTGGAGTACGTCAGGGCGTTCGACGGAGTGATCGCCCAGCACGCCGAGGAGCCGCGGCTGACCGCCGGCGCCCAGATGAACGAGGGGGTCGTGGCCGCCCGGCTGGGGCTGCCCGGCTGGCCCGCGGTCGCCGAGGAGGCGATCATCGCCCGGGACGCGCTGCTGGCCGGGCACGTCGGTTCCCGGCTGCACGTCTGCCACGTCTCCACCGCGGGTTCGGTGGAGCTCATCCGCTGGGCGAAGGCGAAGGGCTGGCAGGTCACCGCCGAGGTCACCCCGCACCACCTGCTGCTCACCGACGATCTGGTCAGCTCGTACGACCCGGTCTTCAAGGTCAACCCGCCGCTGCGGACCGCCGAGGACGTCGCCGCGCTGCGCGCCGGGCTCGCCGACGGGACGATCGACTGCGTGGCGACCGACCACGCCCCGCACGCACTGGAGGACAAGGAGACCGAATGGGCCGCGGCCCGGCCCGGCATGCTGGGCCTGGAGACCGCGCTGTCGGTGGTGATGGAGACGATGGTCATCCCCGGGCACCTCGACTGGGCCGGCGTCGCCGACCGGATGGCTCTGGCCCCGGCCCGCATCGGCGGCCTGCCGCAACCGGCGGCGCAGCGGTGGAGTTCCATAGCGGTGGGTGCGCCCGCGACCGTGACGCTGCTCGACCCGTCACCGTGGCGGGTCGTCGAGGCGGACACGCTCGCCAGCCGCAGCCGCAACACCCCCTATGCGGGGCGGTCTCTGCCGGGAGCGATCCGCGCCACGTTCCTGCGAGGCCGACCCACCGTGCTCGACGGGAAGGTCGTATGA